Genomic DNA from Magnetococcales bacterium:
AGCTTGGTCAGGGAGTAGGTGCTTTGGCCGGACAAACGCCGGGCGTGCGCAACCGGTATGGCGGCAAATCGGGTTGTCCCCCAGGAGAGCAATACATCCAGCGAGACATTGGGAGCGGCAAAATCTTGAAAGGCCCGACACAGACGCGCACGAAACACGCGAAATGGACTGACGGACATGGCATTCTTTGCACCCAAAGCAGGAACCATGGCACAACGCACCAGGGCTGAGGAGAACCGGCGCCATAAAGATTGTTGGTAATCCTGTGGGTAGCCATAAACCACGTCACAACCTTCTTCCATGGCCCTCAGCAATTTTTCCAACTCTTCTGGAGGATTTTGCAGGTCGTCATCCATGGTGGCGATCAGATCAAATCGGGCATGTCGGATGCCACACAGCAGGGTATTGTGTTGTCCAAAATTGCGGGACAGATGGATCCCTTTGATCCAATTGTGTTTTTTACACATGGCAACAACCACGTCCCACGTTTGATCGGGGGATGCGTCGTTGACCAGAATCAGTTCATAATCTTCCACAAGGTTCGGCAGAACCCCGGCCAGCCGCTCAACCAGGTGGGACAGAATGTTTTGGCTGCAATAAACCGGCACCACGACCGAGAGGTTCGTTATTTTTTTTTGCATCGCATCCCATCTCGCGCCAGAAAGTTGAAAATCACCTGTCTACGCATCCGTGCAAAAAACCATTTATAACAAATACAAAGACGGCCATGTTATTTGAATGACAGGATCGTCGAAATCACCTTCTCCTGATCCGCCTCACTCAACGTTGAATAGAATGGCAACCTGGCCAATCGGTCACTCATCTTTTCGGCAACAGGACAGTCACCCGGTCTGGCGCCATATTTTTTCCCCATGGGCGAGAGGTGCAACGGGATATAGTGAAATACACTCATGATGTCATGATCGGCCAAATGTTTGAAAAATCTCTGGCGTGTTTCCATGTCCTGAAAAATTAAATAGTACATGTGATAGGCTTGTTGACAATATTCTGGAACAAAAGGACGCTGCACACCCCTTGCATGGGCCCACGCTGCCAACTGTTGATCATACCTTGACCAAATGGCCTTGCGGGCGCTCATGATGTCATGTCGTTGCTCGAATTGGGCATACAGAACGGCTGCCAGGGCATCGGCCAGGACATAACTCGAACCCAGGTCAACCCAGGTGTATTTATCGACCATCCCCCGAAAAAATTGTTGCCGATTGGTACCTTTCTCCAGCAATATTTCCGCACGCTCAACGAGTTCCTGATCGTTGATCAGCAGTGCCCCTCCCTCCCCGCAATTGAAATTTTTGGTTTCATGAAAGCTTTGGGTAGCCAGGATCCCCATGGTTCCCAAAGGCCTGCCCCGATAGCTTCCGAACAAACCATGGGCATTGTCTTCGACAACCTTCACCCCGTGTTGCGCAGCGACAGAGATGATGTCGTCCATGTCACAACCCACACCGGCGTAATGGACCGCCACCACGGCCTTGGTGCGGGCCGAGATTTTTTGCATCCATTTTTTCTCGTCCAGATTCATGGTGTCAGGACGTATATCCGCAAAGATGATGTGGGCGCCACGCAACGAAAAAGCATTGGCAGTCGAGGTAAACGTGTAGGAAGGCACGATCACTTCGTCACCGGGTTGGATATCCAGCAACAGCGCAACCATCTCCAGGGCATCGGTGCATGAAGTGGTCAACAAGGCCCGATGGACGCCAAGTTCCCGCGCTAAAAATTGTTCGCAACACCGGGTGTAATAGCCACCGCCGGAAATATGGCCCCGTTCCACAGCATCCAACAGATATTTTTTTTCATGACCCGTGAAGGAAGGACGATTGAATGGAATTCTCATGATGGTTGCCTGAAATCATACATCGATGTGTGCCACAAACCGGGGCGGACCGGTCAAGGCCTGCGTGACGGACATCAAGCTACTGTCCCAGGCCGGGTGGGGAGTATGCACGCTATCAGCCCATTTATCCAGGACTCAAACCACCCGGCAACGAATCGGAATCCAGGGGGCTGGCTCCCTGGCAGGTCAAGGGCAGCGCCCCGTTTTGTTTTTGTACGCCCCCCTTCTCCCAGGCCTTTTTTGCGTTGTTTGCAAATAAGGCTCAAGGGGCGACGGGCAAGAATGCTGAAGGGGTGCTGAAGCGTTGTTTGCAAATAAGGCTCAAGGGGCGACGGGCAAGAATGCTGAAGGGGTGCTGAAAGCGAGGGTACTGAACGGCTACTCATTGGCAAGGCCGGCTCATATTTGTTTGTACCATTTATGATAGCACAACTCGGTTTGCTGCAATTTGAAACCGGCCTGTTGGTAGTAGTTTTGTGCGACACGATTGCGGCCTTGGGTCACAACCTGTGCGTGTCGGCAATGTGTGGCGGCAAAATGGTGCAGTGCTGTCGCGAGCAGACGGCTGCCCCATTTGTGGCCTGCAGCATAGGCCTTGACGCCCACCAGACCAATATGCCCGACCTCTTCCCGCACTTTGACCGTCATGAACCCCTCGCCCTGAGGCGTCATGAAGACAACATCATCAAATGCACCCGCAATTGATTTTTCAATCCACACCTTGTACAGCTCTTCCGCCTTGTCCCGAGGAAAATGGGGATCAACCTGGTATCGGGTCATGTTGAACAGGCCTTCGATGCCAGACAGAATGGTGGGGCAGTCCGCCGGCGTGGCGCGGCGAATCGCACCATCCGCCGAAATGGGTTCCAATGGACGTGCAAAAGCCAGACGAACGTCCACACAGTGAAAACCATTTTGCTCGGCAAACCGAATACTCTGCTCCTCTGCACAATCGCAGGCAAACTGGACCAACCGGACTCGATTTTCCTGACAAAATGGCTGGACGGCCTGCCAGTCATCCGGACTGTGGCAAGGAGGGCGCACCGCCGCCACGTTGAATCCAAAAAATTGGCAATCCCACTCCAGCAATTCAATCATATATTGCATCACCCTGTAAACTTGCCTCAATGCTCTACTGAAAAATATGGAACAGTTTTTTTGCATCCTCGGTTGAACAGGCAACGCAAAATAAAATACATGCATATCCATAACACAATACCAAGAACAAAACCTCTCAGAGTCATCCTGCCGCTGATTTGCCATATCAGGATCGACATCATGACTACAACACTGAAGCCAGCAACGGACTTTAATATATACCCGATCAATTTTATAATTAACAGTATAGCGTAATGATCCCGCGCAACGTGACGATCATGTTTTCCTGCTTCCGTTAAACAGTCCGATCTCTTCATGATAAAATAAATAACGCCCAGAACGGCCAAAAAAAGAACCGACACCAAAATTTCTTTGAATAAAGCATCCAGCATATATTCAACAAAATAAATCACAAGACTCCCCATGATATCCAAACAATTTGTTATGAACAACACCTGACACTGCCAAAACGTCCCCGGACGCGGTACCCCACCACCCTCGGATATCCATCCTGTTCGGTTATGGCCATTTGGCAAATTTTACAAGATTGGACCACTTGTATGGTGGATCGAACTGGAGAATCACCTCTCTGGCGTTGGCTGGTATGATCAGACCGGTCAGGGCGTGATAGACAGGGAATACAGGCGCACGATTTCCATCGATGGACGCGACCCAAAACCGGTTGTAGGCCTGGGACCAGACCAGGATACCCGGCCCACCAGATCGAACGTGAAGCACAGTACGATCCGAGGCACGTTTGACAATGGTCACCTCACCACCCTGCACATCGAAGTGCGTTTTCTGCAACTCTTGCAAAACGGCCTGGCTCACATACTTGTTGCTTCCATCAAGCAAAACTTCCCGGCGCAGCTCATCGACACTCATGCCCTCCAAGGCATCCAGAAGCGACTTGGCATCCGGGAAAGTGCGCACATGATCAACCAGTCGAAACCGGGGCAAAACAGACTTGTTCTCGGCAATAAAAAAGTGAGGGGAGCGACTGAAGGCCCGGTGCAGATTGTGGCGCCAACTTGCGGGGGTCGTTCCCCGCATGATCGACTCCACATCCTGACCGGAACGCATCAGCAGGTCAGGATGATGCAAAGGGGTGAGGGAGATGAAGTATTTTATGTTCAGCAGGGAGAAAATGGGCAACCTGTACCTTTGGGAAAAATCCACCCCCTCTGATTGGCGCAAATCGCCATCCAGATCGAGATTCAACGTGGCCCCGATACCACGTTCCTTCAGGTCACGATCGGCCCGCCACCACAGTTCGAGGATGGCCTGGGAGTGCATCAGGGCCGTACCCCCTGCCGTTTCCAATTTCAGGGCCTGCATATCGTCATGGATGATCCAGTTGGAATTACTGACCCGAAAAGGGTGTTGCGACCTGTCAACATTTTCCTGCGCCAGGGCAAGAACACCAGGATCTTCAAATCGCGTAACGGCGCTTCCCGTCAGGTTCAATCGCCACGGAATATCGGACTTGGCACCCAAAGTCTTCAAAAAAATAAAGAACAAGCAAACCATGAGAACAAGCGCCTTGGGAATATCGAGCCCGATCCATTTCAATTTAAAAACAGGATCGGGAAGATTGTCATAGGCGGCGGCAGCACACACCGAGAGGAGAAAAAAGAAAGGGAAAAGCATGAAATAAAAACGGAACGAACGAACAAAATCCAGACTTTTCGGCATATCAGGTTGGATCAACTCCAACAACACAATGACAACAAAAACAGACAGCAGTGATGCGACAACTCTTTTAAAAACAGGGGATGTGCGAAACAGCCTCAGGCCCAACACAGACAAGATAACAACCCCTACCGCAACATGGGACACCAAAAAAAGATCTGTTGAAATGCTTTTCAAAAAAGAGTAATAAACATATTGTTCACTAACGCTTTTCCGGAAGGAGTCCTGGGAGTTCAGAACGAGATCGAAATAATCAGGCAGACGCACGACGAACACCATCACGGACATCAGAAGAAAGAGCACCCAAATCCTCCATCCTTTCTCCCGCTCCACGATCAAAAACCAAAAAAAAGCAAGAAACAACGCCTGATTTTCAAGACCCGGATTGGTCAGCAATCCCATGACCGCCCCGAAACTCAGCGTGGACAAAATTTGCAAAGGCCACGAAGTCATCCTCTGAATATGGCCAAACCCCAGAAGCAAGAGGGGCAAAAAAATAGCATAGCCCCACAACATCTCGGGCATCTGGAGGTAGGAGGTGAAGAGCAACGCCCCCAGCGCCGATCCCATGGGATCCAACTTCAACCGCAACCCGACCAGATAAGTGCAATAAAGGGCAGCACCGTACTGCATGGCTTTGGTCAATGCATAGCTTAACCAAAAGGGCAAGACAGAAAAACCGAAAAAAAATTGGTCGAGACTCGAAGACAGTCGGGGAATTCCAGAAATATTCAACGGGTTCCAACGATCAGAGAATGAAAAATAATCCATGAATGGGGTCGTATCAAACAACGGAATGACAGAGTATGGACCAAGAATATAGTTTTCAAGAAGAATCCAGAGCAAATAAAGAAAAAGGAGCGCCACGGGCGACGGCCACCCTTCTGGCTTGCGTACATCGGCTGCCATCATTCTCATAATCCCTTGCCAACGAGAGCGTCACCATGTAGAGCCCGTCAACCCAAACTCAGAATCGATCGACTCCACCCCAAAGCTCGTGTTCAATCCTAACAAAGCGCATGCACCATTGTCAACTTGACGCCGTATCCGACCCGGGGCAATCGTTTGAACATCTCAGGCTCTCTGGAGAATGCTTTTCAGGAAGCTATCACTCCATGCAGCCATTTTCCTTTTCACCCGAAGGCTTTTCTTCGAAGGCGTCTGTCGTAGCAGGTTCATTGCCATCTGTTTGATAACGGTGAAATTTTCTGGCGAATGGTCTTTCCTTGTGCGGCACTGATCATCGGTAAAGACACAGATCCATGAGCGCCTCCTCTGGTTGTTGCCAAAGTGCTCATTTTACCTCAAGCAACCCACATGAAACAGCGATGAGCCAGCATAAGCTCCCGCACAACACCGTGGGCACAACGGATCAGCTTTGTTTCCGGGATGCCACCCATCGTTTGCGATGTCTTCTGCCAGAAGAGTTTTCGACACTGAATTCTCTGGTCAATCACGACCCCAATCTTCTCATGCTGGTCGGCGTCCTCCTGCGGGAACGGGACTTTGGCCGGGATCTCTCCTTGAAGATCAATCGTGTCCAAGAGTTCAGCCCTCATCATCCCGACAGTCCCACGTGGCATATCCCTCTACCCTTCGTCATCCCCACCCGTGAGGGCATGGTGCTGACTTTGGGTGATTCCCCACGGTGACCCGGGGGGTGAAGGTCACCATGTGCCGGGTGCGTGGTGCCAGGGACTATGTTAACGCCACCCCATCCAGTGCCGCAAATTGCGGGTGTCCCACATGTTGGCCCGCAGCAGGGCATGGCGTGGACAGGCGCGTTGACAAGCCGGCCCACCCCACTGTTCCAGGCAAAGGTCACATTTGGTGGCCTTGAGGATGGGAAGTCCTGTCTCCCGGTTGTGCTGGAAACGGCCACGCGCGTCCCGGGTTTCCACCATCAGAATGGTTCCGTAAGGGCAACTGTTGGCGCATGTACCACAACCGATACAGGTCCGGTCGTTGATGAGAACCTCGCCTCCCCGTTCATGGCGATGAATGGCACCGGTCGGACAACCAATCATGCAGACCGGATCCAGGCAATGCATGCAAGCGGTGGCCACCATGACAGCGTCGTGGCGGCGTCCCTGGCGCACGAAACGGGGGTTGTTGTCGTGGGCGCGGGAACAGGCCCGGACACACTCGTCACACCGCACACAACGATCCAGGTTGATCAACATGGCCGCCGTTGCGTTGATGTAGTGATACTCCACCAAAAACTCTATCAGACCAACATCTTCCCTGTCCAAGCCCTCGAATACCGTGCCGCTGCGGGTGGTCAGCGCCGATGGGGCAAACTCGGGTGTAAGGTGTGGCAGAACATGGCTTTGCAAAATCTCATAAGGGATGCGTAGCGTCTGGACGTAACCAATGGCGCGCAACGAAAAAACGCTCGGCGCCGGTTGCCCGGTGCGCCAACGTTGCATCGCCTCGGCCAGACCGTACATACGGTTGCGGCCCAAAAAACCAACCGTCCGATGACCATGATTGAATCTTTGACTGATACGGGCAAATCCGGATTGAATCAGGATCAGGCCGTCGAACACTTCCCCCTCTGCGATGATCAGGGGTTCCTGGGCCAGGCGTTCACTGGGCGACTCCCCTTGCGGACGCCAAAACGGGTTGTTGGTGTCGGTTTCACCGTAGACCTCGGAGAGGGCAGCCTGTTCAAGGTCGGTCAACAAAGCCTGATCCAGGTGGCGACAGACTGGCGTTTCGCGGAGATGTGCCTTCAGGGAACGCTCACGATACAACTGGTTCATGTGCTCACGAAAACGGGCATCATGACGGCGAAAGTCCCGCAATCCTTGCCAACGGATCTCCAAAATCTCCACGTCCGTGGCTGCAACCACTGAGACCGAGCGGGGGAATCGACCAAGGGCGCCAATCTCTCCGAACAAATCCCCATCTTTTAAAATGACGGTGGCATGTTTTTGCAGCAACTGATCCGTGTCGGCCAGATTGACCCGGATGACACCATGTCCATCGCCCGTGACGGCATGTGCGCCATCTCCTTCCCCCTGGAAAAGGTGGTGGGTGGCCTCCGGCATACGGGAGTCGTTCCAAATCTGTCGCAAGACCTGAAAGAGAGACTTGCGCTTGGGTGCGGCCCGCCCCAGACGTTCAGACGGCAACCCCGGCGGCAAAATAACCGCCACATCTCCCTGGACCACAAGAAATGCCGAACTGCCGTAATCACCAGCGCGCACCACCAAATCGCCACGCCGATACTGGACCAACCGGGTCTCGTTGCGCACCAATCTGGGCAATGAAACCAGAGTGGGGAAGCTTTCGGCATCCATATTACGAAACAGCGGCAAAGAGAGGATACGAGCAACCTGCTCCGGGGTCATTTCTGGATCCAGAGGGTTGTCCCACCGGTCCATTTGGTGAATATGGACTGTCCCGGCCACTATTTTTCCGGATACCAGGGGATGACCGCATCCACGGCGGCCAGTTGATTCCCATCGGCGCGGGCGACAAACTGTTTCCCCTGCGCAGCGATGGCATCGGCAATGGGATCGAGTTCACTGCTGTTGTTCAACTTCAATTTAACCTTGCCCGCTTCGGCGACGATGGCTTTCACTTCGGGAATATCGGCCTTGTCGCTGACCTGCTTCATGCGTTGGGCAGCCTGCTTGGCCTGTTTGGCCATTTTTTGCACAAACAGCCCTTCCTGAGTTGCCCGCCCGATGGCCCGAATCGTATACTCCAGTTCCAACGCCAACCCCAGGACATACATGACACGACGCCGGGCCGGAGGCGCATAGCGGTTCTCCTTGCCCTGCATCAGATTGTGACGGATTGGCTTTCCTTCCTCACCCACCTTGCCCTGGGTCCAGGAGACCAGTTCGATCAGGCTGCCAGGCACATGGCCGCCCGTATTGACAAGTTTTTCCTCAAACCCCAGATGGCAGTCGTAGCAGGCGCGCACCAGGGGGTAGAGATCAACAGG
This window encodes:
- a CDS encoding glycosyltransferase, giving the protein MQKKITNLSVVVPVYCSQNILSHLVERLAGVLPNLVEDYELILVNDASPDQTWDVVVAMCKKHNWIKGIHLSRNFGQHNTLLCGIRHARFDLIATMDDDLQNPPEELEKLLRAMEEGCDVVYGYPQDYQQSLWRRFSSALVRCAMVPALGAKNAMSVSPFRVFRARLCRAFQDFAAPNVSLDVLLSWGTTRFAAIPVAHARRLSGQSTYSLTKLLDLAMSMLIGFSVLPLRLAGLMGFLFAIFGLLVLGFVLVRFLFFGSVVPGFTFLASIVAIFSGVQLLILGIIGEYMARTHFNSTRKPPYVIMKTVGFDDSCDNQGAHQSQVMQGVPE
- the rffA gene encoding dTDP-4-amino-4,6-dideoxygalactose transaminase, producing the protein MRIPFNRPSFTGHEKKYLLDAVERGHISGGGYYTRCCEQFLARELGVHRALLTTSCTDALEMVALLLDIQPGDEVIVPSYTFTSTANAFSLRGAHIIFADIRPDTMNLDEKKWMQKISARTKAVVAVHYAGVGCDMDDIISVAAQHGVKVVEDNAHGLFGSYRGRPLGTMGILATQSFHETKNFNCGEGGALLINDQELVERAEILLEKGTNRQQFFRGMVDKYTWVDLGSSYVLADALAAVLYAQFEQRHDIMSARKAIWSRYDQQLAAWAHARGVQRPFVPEYCQQAYHMYYLIFQDMETRQRFFKHLADHDIMSVFHYIPLHLSPMGKKYGARPGDCPVAEKMSDRLARLPFYSTLSEADQEKVISTILSFK
- a CDS encoding GNAT family N-acetyltransferase, which translates into the protein MIELLEWDCQFFGFNVAAVRPPCHSPDDWQAVQPFCQENRVRLVQFACDCAEEQSIRFAEQNGFHCVDVRLAFARPLEPISADGAIRRATPADCPTILSGIEGLFNMTRYQVDPHFPRDKAEELYKVWIEKSIAGAFDDVVFMTPQGEGFMTVKVREEVGHIGLVGVKAYAAGHKWGSRLLATALHHFAATHCRHAQVVTQGRNRVAQNYYQQAGFKLQQTELCYHKWYKQI
- a CDS encoding cyclic nucleotide-binding domain-containing protein, whose translation is MAGTVHIHQMDRWDNPLDPEMTPEQVARILSLPLFRNMDAESFPTLVSLPRLVRNETRLVQYRRGDLVVRAGDYGSSAFLVVQGDVAVILPPGLPSERLGRAAPKRKSLFQVLRQIWNDSRMPEATHHLFQGEGDGAHAVTGDGHGVIRVNLADTDQLLQKHATVILKDGDLFGEIGALGRFPRSVSVVAATDVEILEIRWQGLRDFRRHDARFREHMNQLYRERSLKAHLRETPVCRHLDQALLTDLEQAALSEVYGETDTNNPFWRPQGESPSERLAQEPLIIAEGEVFDGLILIQSGFARISQRFNHGHRTVGFLGRNRMYGLAEAMQRWRTGQPAPSVFSLRAIGYVQTLRIPYEILQSHVLPHLTPEFAPSALTTRSGTVFEGLDREDVGLIEFLVEYHYINATAAMLINLDRCVRCDECVRACSRAHDNNPRFVRQGRRHDAVMVATACMHCLDPVCMIGCPTGAIHRHERGGEVLINDRTCIGCGTCANSCPYGTILMVETRDARGRFQHNRETGLPILKATKCDLCLEQWGGPACQRACPRHALLRANMWDTRNLRHWMGWR
- a CDS encoding cytochrome C554, whose protein sequence is MKKSAKFLAWLFACGCLLLTGASFAGPGSPDPALIKGPDSCGKECHKDESAVWVETKHAASFRTLEQEKKVGEILTNLGLKGSMRRAEPCQGCHYTMQMVNGHPQATAGVSCEACHRPAKNWIDIHGDFGGKDVKRDQETPEHKQQRLAKSAAAGLVRPVDLYPLVRACYDCHLGFEEKLVNTGGHVPGSLIELVSWTQGKVGEEGKPIRHNLMQGKENRYAPPARRRVMYVLGLALELEYTIRAIGRATQEGLFVQKMAKQAKQAAQRMKQVSDKADIPEVKAIVAEAGKVKLKLNNSSELDPIADAIAAQGKQFVARADGNQLAAVDAVIPWYPEK